A window of the Eulemur rufifrons isolate Redbay chromosome 6, OSU_ERuf_1, whole genome shotgun sequence genome harbors these coding sequences:
- the LOC138384109 gene encoding olfactory receptor 52A1-like — MSVSNITVYMPSVLTLIGIPGLESVQCWIGIPFCAMYLIAMFGNSLLLIIIKSERSLHEPMYVFLGMLGATDIALASSIMPKMLGIFWFHVPEIYFDSCLLQMWFIHTFQCMESGILLAMALDRYVAICYPLRHATIFTHQLVTQIGVMVVLRAAVLIAPSLLLIKCRFQFYHTTVISHSYCEHMAIVKLAAADVRVNNIYGLFVAFTVAGFDLIFITLSYIQIFITVFRLPQKEARLKAFNTCIAHICVFLQLYLLAFFSFFTHRFGSRIPPYIHILFSSMYLLVPPFLNPLVYGVKTKQIRIHVVKILFS, encoded by the coding sequence ATGTCTGTTTCCAACATAACGGTCTACATGCCTTCTGTTTTGACACTAATAGGGATCCCAGGCCTGGAATCTGTACAGTGCTGGATTGGGATTCCATTCTGTGCCATGTATCTCATTGCCATGTTTGGAAATTCCTTGCTTCTGATCATTATCAAATCAGAGCGCAGTCTCCATGAGCCCATGTACGTTTTCTTAGGCATGCTAGGAGCCACGGATATTGCACTTGCTAGCAGCATTATGCCTAAGATGCTTGGAATCTTCTGGTTTCATGTGCCTGAAATCTACTTTGATTCCTGCTTGCTTCAGATGTGGTTCATCCACACATTTCAGTGTATGGAGTCAGGCATCCTGCTGGCCATGGCCCTGGACCGTTATGTGGCCATCTGTTATCCACTGAGACACGCCACCATCTTCACCCACCAGCTGGTCACCCAAATAGGGGTCATGGTCGTACTCAGAGCTGCTGTTCTTATAGCCCCAAGCCTACTACTGATAAAGTGCCGGTTTCAGTTTTATCACACGACAGTCATCTCCCACTCCTACTGTGAGCATATGGCCATTGTGAAACTAGCTGCAGCCGATGTCCGAGTCAACAATATCTATGGTTTGTTTGTGGCCTTCACTGTCGCAGGTTTTGACCTCATATTCATCACATTGTCCTACATCCAGATATTTATCACTGTTTTTCGTTTGCCCCAGAAGGAGGCTAGGCTTAAGGCATTCAATACCTGCATCGCTCACATCTGTGTCTTCCTTCAGCTTTACCTCCTtgccttcttctccttttttacaCATAGGTTTGGTTCTCGTATCCCCCCTTATATCCACATTCTCTTCTCTAGCATGTACTTACTGGTCCCTCCGTTTCTCAATCCGCTGGTCTATGGTGTGAAGACTAAGCAGATTCGTATTCATGTGGTAAAAATTCTCTTTTCATAA
- the LOC138384110 gene encoding olfactory receptor 52A5 yields the protein MLTFNGSVFMPSVFILIGIPGLEAVQCWIGIPFCAMYLTAVIGNSLILIIIKYENSLHIPMYIFLAMLAATDIALSTSILPKMLGIFWFHLQEVSFDACLLQVWLIHSLQAIESGILLAMALDRYVAICDPLRHATIFSQQLLTHIGVGIIFRAAVLIVPCLVLIKCRLRLFRTKVVFHSYCEHMAIVKLAMEDIRVNKILGLFVAFAILGFDIIFITLSYVQIFITVFQLPQKEARSKALNTCIAHICVFLQFYLLAFFSFFTHRFGSHIPTYVHILLSNLYLLVPPFLNPIVYGVKTKQIRDQVVKVFFSKK from the coding sequence ATGCTGACATTCAATGGCTCAGTCTTTATGCCCTCTGTCTTTATACTAATTGGGATTCCTGGCCTGGAGGCCGTGCAGTGTTGGATTGGAATTCCCTTCTGTGCCATGTACCTTACTGCTGTGATTGGAAATTCCCTGATTTTGATTATAATCAAATATGAAAACAGCCTCCATATACCCATGTACATTTTTTTGGCAATGTTGGCAGCCACAGACATTGCACTTAGCACCTCTATTCTTCCCAAAATGTTAGGTATCTTCTGGTTTCATTTACAAGAGGTTTCTTTTGATGCTTGCTTGCTGCAAGTGTGGCTTATTCATTCTCTCCAGGCAATTGAATCAGGGATCCTGCTGGCGATGGCCCTAgatcgctatgtggccatctgtgaCCCCTTGAGACATGCCACCATCTTTTCCCAACAACTCTTAACTCATATTGGAGTTGGGATAATATTCAGGGCTGCCGTCCTTATAGTACCTTGCTTGGTACTTATCAAATGTCGTCTTAGACTCTTCCGAACTAAAGTCGTCTTTCACTCTTACTGTGAGCACATGGCCATTGTGAAGCTGGCTATGGAAGATATCCGAGTCAACAAGATACTTGGCCTATTCGTTGCCTTTGCAATCCTAGGGTTTGACATAATCTTTATCACCTTGTCCTATGTTCAAATCTTCATCACTGTCTTTCAGCTGCCCCAGAAGGAGGCACGATCCAAGGCCCTCAATACCTGCATTGCCCACATTTGTGTTTTCCTACAGTTCTACCTCCttgccttcttctctttcttcacaCACAGGTTTGGTTCTCACATACCAACATATGTTCATATCCTCTTGTCAAACCTTTACCTGTTAGTCCCACCTTTCCTCAACCCTATTGTCTATGGAGTGAAGACCAAACAAATTCGTGACCAGGTGGTGAAAGTGTTTTTCTCCAAAAAGTAA